The nucleotide window ACACGCGCTTTCGCCGCACCCAACGCATATGTCAGGTAGCATTTCGGCCTTGCCCTCTCCCAGGCCGTCGCGAACCTTCTCGACGAACTGGCCGTGCCACACGTCGCGAATGCTCTGCTTTTCCACGTTGCCGAGTATGGCGGTCCGATGCCAATCGACGCAGCACAGGGGCACGTCGCCGTTGAAGAGGATCATCATGTCGCGCGACGGACGAATGCAGTTCCCCATGGACCGCATTTCACCCACGTTAAGCTGGTCAGCATCTTTGATGTTTCCGCCCCGATTCTCCAACGCCGAAGTGACCAGACGCACGCCGTGCTTCTTCCAGAATCGGCGCGCCTTCTCAATCTCGTGCATGTTCTTGTTGGTGACTACCATCGAAACGCGGAAATCGATGTCAGACCGTTTACGCTTGATCGTGTTCTGGAACTCGATACAGTTCTCGATCACCTTCGTGCTGTCGTAGCCCATGATCTCGCGGTTGGTTTCCGGATCGAGAGACTGAAGACTGCACTTCAGTTGCTTCAAACCCGCGTCAATGAGGGCTTCGCCTTTCTCTTTCGACAGGTAGGTGCCGTTGGTGATTACTTGCGACTTCGTGCTCGGTATCTTCTCGGTCACGGTACGCACAAGATCCGGCATGCGCTTGTCGAGCAGCGGTTCGTTCTGCATGTACATGCCCACTCGCCGCGGGGGATGCTGCGCCAACTCGTCAATAATCTTATTGAACAGATCGAGAGGCATGCGGCCATGCTCCAAATCCGACTTGAGTACTTCCTCATTCGGGCAGAAGATGCAGCGGCCGTTACACCCGGCTTGCGTCTGAATCTGGACACGCGGGGGCATTTCGGGTAATGGGTGCCTCACCGAAGCGATCTCCTATAAAA belongs to Candidatus Hydrogenedentota bacterium and includes:
- a CDS encoding radical SAM protein → MRHPLPEMPPRVQIQTQAGCNGRCIFCPNEEVLKSDLEHGRMPLDLFNKIIDELAQHPPRRVGMYMQNEPLLDKRMPDLVRTVTEKIPSTKSQVITNGTYLSKEKGEALIDAGLKQLKCSLQSLDPETNREIMGYDSTKVIENCIEFQNTIKRKRSDIDFRVSMVVTNKNMHEIEKARRFWKKHGVRLVTSALENRGGNIKDADQLNVGEMRSMGNCIRPSRDMMILFNGDVPLCCVDWHRTAILGNVEKQSIRDVWHGQFVEKVRDGLGEGKAEMLPDICVGCGESACPNLHRRGLRGILSRIAAAF